One window from the genome of Myxocyprinus asiaticus isolate MX2 ecotype Aquarium Trade chromosome 30, UBuf_Myxa_2, whole genome shotgun sequence encodes:
- the LOC127420975 gene encoding spliceosome RNA helicase DDX39B isoform X1, which produces MGTRSTGRSCSDPPAASTQSSIKTRAEHFYPGDVINNVSCSRMTENDVENELLDYEEDEVDTGGAGDAGLGLHEGAISIRKEGVKGSYVSIHSSGFRDFLLKPELLRAIVDCGFEHPSEVQHECIPQAILGMDVLCQAKSGMGKTAVFVLATLQQLEPVTGQVSVLVMCHTRELAFQISKEYERFSKYMPSVKVAVFFGGLSIKKDEEVLKRESPHVVVGTPGRTLALSRNKSLNLRHIKHFILDECDKMLEQLDMRRDVQEIFRMTPHEKQVMMFSATLSKEIRPVCRKFMQDPMEIFVDDETKLTLHGLQQYYVKLKDNEKNRKLFDLLDVLEFNQVVIFVKSVQRCIALAQLLVEQNFPAIAIHRAMPQDERLARYQQFKDFQRRILVATNLFGRGMDIERVNIAFNYDMPEDSDTYLHRVARAGRFGTKGLAITFVSEESEARTLNDVQDRFEVNISELPEEIDISSYIEQTR; this is translated from the exons ATGGGGACTCGATCCACCGGGCGGTCGTGTTCAGATCCTCCAGCAGCATCCACACAGAGTTCTATCAAGACTAGAGCGGAACATTTCTACCCCGGTGACGTCATCAACAACGTATCTTGCAG CAGAATGACTGAGAACGACGTTGAGAACGAGCTTTTAGATTACGAGGAGGATGAGGTGGATACAGGTGGCGCTGGGGATGCAGGGCTCGGGCTCCACGAAGGTGCCATATCCATCCGGAAGGAAGGGGTCAAGGGGTCATATGTGTCCATCCACTCCTCAGGATTCAGGGATTTCCTTCTAAAACCCGAACTCCTGAGAGCCATTGTGGACTGTGGCTTTGAACATCCATCTGAGG TCCAGCACGAATGCATTCCTCAGGCGATCTTGGGCATGGATgtcttatgtcaagccaagtctgGAATGGGGAAGACGGCTGTCTTTGTGTTGGCCACCCTTCAGCAGCTGGAGCCAGTGACTGGTCAG GTATCAGTGTTGGTGATGTGTCATACCAGAGAGCTGGCATTCCAGATCAGCAAAGAGTATGAGCGCTTCTCCAAATACATGCCTAGTGTCAAG GTGGCAGTGTTCTTTGGGGGTTTGTCCATAAAGAAGGACGAGGAGGTGTTGAAGAGAGAGAGCCCCCATGTGGTGGTGGGAACTCCAGGACGTACTCTGGCTCTGTCCCGCAACAAGAGTCTCAACCTGCGCCACATCAAACACTTCATCCTGGATGAATGCGACAAGATGCTGGAGCAACTTG ACATGCGTCGTGATGTCCAGGAAATCTTCAGAATGACCCCTCACGAGAAGCAGGTCATGATGTTCAGTGCCACGCTGAGTAAAGAGATTCGTCCCGTCTGCAGAAAGTTCATGCAAGAT CCGATGGAAATTTTTGTGGATGATGAGACCAAGCTGACGCTTCACGGCCTCCAGCAGTACTACGTCAAGCTGAAGGACAACGAGAAGAACAGGAAGCTCTTTGATCTCCTGGATGTTTTGGAGTTCAACCAG GTGGTGATCTTCGTAAAGTCGGTGCAGCGTTGTATTGCTCTGGCTCAGTTGCTGGTGGAGCAAAACTTCCCTGCCATTGCCATTCACAGAGCAATGCCTCAAGACGAAAG ACTAGCCCGATATCAGCAATTTAAGGATTTCCAAAGACGTATCCTGGTCGCCACAAACCTGTTTGGCCGAGGTATGGACATCGAAAGAGTCAACATTGCCTTCAACTACGACATGCCTGAAGATTCGGACACTTACCTACACAGG GTTGCGAGGGCaggcaggtttggaacaaaaggtCTAGCCATCACTTTTGTGTCAGAAGAGAGTGAGGCCCGCACATTGAATGATGTTCAGGACAGGTTTGAAGTGAACATCAGCGAACTTCCAGAGGAGATTGACATCTCATCATATA TTGAACAAACACGATAG
- the polr1h gene encoding DNA-directed RNA polymerase I subunit RPA12, which produces MSCFSGELNFCPECGNILPLPGIRDTITCPRCSFNVSVREFTGQVIKSSVVFNPLNQSSSTVETEVDAELKGPVIDRKCSRCNKEGMVYHTRQMRSADEGQTVFFTCIHCRYQEKEDS; this is translated from the exons ATGTCATGTTTTAGCGGTGAACTCAACTTTTGTCCCGAGTGTGGGAATATTCTCCCATTGCCTGGTATCCGGGATACTATCACCTGCCCCCGCTGCTCTTTCAATGTCTCTGTTCGAG AATTCACTGGTCAAGTTATCAAGTCATCGGTGGTGTTTAATCCTTTGAATCAGAGTTCCAGCACTGTTGAGACTGAAGTGGATGCAGAATTAAAGGGACCAGTG ATTGACAGAAAATGTTCCCGCTGTAATAAAGAAGGAATGGTTTATCACACAAGACAGATGAGATCTGCTGATGAAGGGCAGACAGTCTTCTTCACCTGTATACACTGCAG GTACCAAGAAAAAGAAGATTCATGA
- the LOC127420975 gene encoding spliceosome RNA helicase DDX39B isoform X2 codes for MGTRSTGRSCSDPPAASTQSSIKTRAEHFYPGDVINNVSCRMTENDVENELLDYEEDEVDTGGAGDAGLGLHEGAISIRKEGVKGSYVSIHSSGFRDFLLKPELLRAIVDCGFEHPSEVQHECIPQAILGMDVLCQAKSGMGKTAVFVLATLQQLEPVTGQVSVLVMCHTRELAFQISKEYERFSKYMPSVKVAVFFGGLSIKKDEEVLKRESPHVVVGTPGRTLALSRNKSLNLRHIKHFILDECDKMLEQLDMRRDVQEIFRMTPHEKQVMMFSATLSKEIRPVCRKFMQDPMEIFVDDETKLTLHGLQQYYVKLKDNEKNRKLFDLLDVLEFNQVVIFVKSVQRCIALAQLLVEQNFPAIAIHRAMPQDERLARYQQFKDFQRRILVATNLFGRGMDIERVNIAFNYDMPEDSDTYLHRVARAGRFGTKGLAITFVSEESEARTLNDVQDRFEVNISELPEEIDISSYIEQTR; via the exons ATGGGGACTCGATCCACCGGGCGGTCGTGTTCAGATCCTCCAGCAGCATCCACACAGAGTTCTATCAAGACTAGAGCGGAACATTTCTACCCCGGTGACGTCATCAACAACGTATCTTGCAG AATGACTGAGAACGACGTTGAGAACGAGCTTTTAGATTACGAGGAGGATGAGGTGGATACAGGTGGCGCTGGGGATGCAGGGCTCGGGCTCCACGAAGGTGCCATATCCATCCGGAAGGAAGGGGTCAAGGGGTCATATGTGTCCATCCACTCCTCAGGATTCAGGGATTTCCTTCTAAAACCCGAACTCCTGAGAGCCATTGTGGACTGTGGCTTTGAACATCCATCTGAGG TCCAGCACGAATGCATTCCTCAGGCGATCTTGGGCATGGATgtcttatgtcaagccaagtctgGAATGGGGAAGACGGCTGTCTTTGTGTTGGCCACCCTTCAGCAGCTGGAGCCAGTGACTGGTCAG GTATCAGTGTTGGTGATGTGTCATACCAGAGAGCTGGCATTCCAGATCAGCAAAGAGTATGAGCGCTTCTCCAAATACATGCCTAGTGTCAAG GTGGCAGTGTTCTTTGGGGGTTTGTCCATAAAGAAGGACGAGGAGGTGTTGAAGAGAGAGAGCCCCCATGTGGTGGTGGGAACTCCAGGACGTACTCTGGCTCTGTCCCGCAACAAGAGTCTCAACCTGCGCCACATCAAACACTTCATCCTGGATGAATGCGACAAGATGCTGGAGCAACTTG ACATGCGTCGTGATGTCCAGGAAATCTTCAGAATGACCCCTCACGAGAAGCAGGTCATGATGTTCAGTGCCACGCTGAGTAAAGAGATTCGTCCCGTCTGCAGAAAGTTCATGCAAGAT CCGATGGAAATTTTTGTGGATGATGAGACCAAGCTGACGCTTCACGGCCTCCAGCAGTACTACGTCAAGCTGAAGGACAACGAGAAGAACAGGAAGCTCTTTGATCTCCTGGATGTTTTGGAGTTCAACCAG GTGGTGATCTTCGTAAAGTCGGTGCAGCGTTGTATTGCTCTGGCTCAGTTGCTGGTGGAGCAAAACTTCCCTGCCATTGCCATTCACAGAGCAATGCCTCAAGACGAAAG ACTAGCCCGATATCAGCAATTTAAGGATTTCCAAAGACGTATCCTGGTCGCCACAAACCTGTTTGGCCGAGGTATGGACATCGAAAGAGTCAACATTGCCTTCAACTACGACATGCCTGAAGATTCGGACACTTACCTACACAGG GTTGCGAGGGCaggcaggtttggaacaaaaggtCTAGCCATCACTTTTGTGTCAGAAGAGAGTGAGGCCCGCACATTGAATGATGTTCAGGACAGGTTTGAAGTGAACATCAGCGAACTTCCAGAGGAGATTGACATCTCATCATATA TTGAACAAACACGATAG
- the LOC127420975 gene encoding spliceosome RNA helicase DDX39B isoform X3, translated as MTENDVENELLDYEEDEVDTGGAGDAGLGLHEGAISIRKEGVKGSYVSIHSSGFRDFLLKPELLRAIVDCGFEHPSEVQHECIPQAILGMDVLCQAKSGMGKTAVFVLATLQQLEPVTGQVSVLVMCHTRELAFQISKEYERFSKYMPSVKVAVFFGGLSIKKDEEVLKRESPHVVVGTPGRTLALSRNKSLNLRHIKHFILDECDKMLEQLDMRRDVQEIFRMTPHEKQVMMFSATLSKEIRPVCRKFMQDPMEIFVDDETKLTLHGLQQYYVKLKDNEKNRKLFDLLDVLEFNQVVIFVKSVQRCIALAQLLVEQNFPAIAIHRAMPQDERLARYQQFKDFQRRILVATNLFGRGMDIERVNIAFNYDMPEDSDTYLHRVARAGRFGTKGLAITFVSEESEARTLNDVQDRFEVNISELPEEIDISSYIEQTR; from the exons ATGACTGAGAACGACGTTGAGAACGAGCTTTTAGATTACGAGGAGGATGAGGTGGATACAGGTGGCGCTGGGGATGCAGGGCTCGGGCTCCACGAAGGTGCCATATCCATCCGGAAGGAAGGGGTCAAGGGGTCATATGTGTCCATCCACTCCTCAGGATTCAGGGATTTCCTTCTAAAACCCGAACTCCTGAGAGCCATTGTGGACTGTGGCTTTGAACATCCATCTGAGG TCCAGCACGAATGCATTCCTCAGGCGATCTTGGGCATGGATgtcttatgtcaagccaagtctgGAATGGGGAAGACGGCTGTCTTTGTGTTGGCCACCCTTCAGCAGCTGGAGCCAGTGACTGGTCAG GTATCAGTGTTGGTGATGTGTCATACCAGAGAGCTGGCATTCCAGATCAGCAAAGAGTATGAGCGCTTCTCCAAATACATGCCTAGTGTCAAG GTGGCAGTGTTCTTTGGGGGTTTGTCCATAAAGAAGGACGAGGAGGTGTTGAAGAGAGAGAGCCCCCATGTGGTGGTGGGAACTCCAGGACGTACTCTGGCTCTGTCCCGCAACAAGAGTCTCAACCTGCGCCACATCAAACACTTCATCCTGGATGAATGCGACAAGATGCTGGAGCAACTTG ACATGCGTCGTGATGTCCAGGAAATCTTCAGAATGACCCCTCACGAGAAGCAGGTCATGATGTTCAGTGCCACGCTGAGTAAAGAGATTCGTCCCGTCTGCAGAAAGTTCATGCAAGAT CCGATGGAAATTTTTGTGGATGATGAGACCAAGCTGACGCTTCACGGCCTCCAGCAGTACTACGTCAAGCTGAAGGACAACGAGAAGAACAGGAAGCTCTTTGATCTCCTGGATGTTTTGGAGTTCAACCAG GTGGTGATCTTCGTAAAGTCGGTGCAGCGTTGTATTGCTCTGGCTCAGTTGCTGGTGGAGCAAAACTTCCCTGCCATTGCCATTCACAGAGCAATGCCTCAAGACGAAAG ACTAGCCCGATATCAGCAATTTAAGGATTTCCAAAGACGTATCCTGGTCGCCACAAACCTGTTTGGCCGAGGTATGGACATCGAAAGAGTCAACATTGCCTTCAACTACGACATGCCTGAAGATTCGGACACTTACCTACACAGG GTTGCGAGGGCaggcaggtttggaacaaaaggtCTAGCCATCACTTTTGTGTCAGAAGAGAGTGAGGCCCGCACATTGAATGATGTTCAGGACAGGTTTGAAGTGAACATCAGCGAACTTCCAGAGGAGATTGACATCTCATCATATA TTGAACAAACACGATAG